DNA sequence from the Leptospira limi genome:
AATTGGTTTCCTGCTCTGGGAAGAGACCAATATGACCAAAGGGAGTGAGTTTGATTTTGAACGTTAAATTCGAAAATTCAATGGTGAAACTTTCGGGAACTTTTTTTTGGAAATTCCAATGCCCAGAGCCAGAATCATTTTTGATATAAGTAGCATGTAAGTCTTTCCAGATCCCAGGAGTTTCTTTGCCATAGGCGGAAGTAGGGGAGGAACGTTGCAGTTTGTAACCACCCACAATTTCTAATTTGGATAGGTCACCAGAATCCAATAATTCGTAACTTTTTGTCATACCAATTCCAGAAAAATAAAGGTTAGGTCGTCCTCCCAGTCTTTTATTTCTCGATTTGAAAATGACTCCAACTCTTGGATGAGTTTTCCCTTAAACAAATGGTTTGGAAGTTCACGGTTGGTTTTTAAAAAATCGATAAGGCCTGCATCACCGAACATGTTACCTTTGGCATCAAAACATTCTAAAACCCCATCACTCAAAAGTAAAATGCGGTCTTTCGGGAAAACGGGATATGTGATTTCATCAATTTGGATTTCAGGGAACACACCGATAATTTTCCCTTTGGGATGGACTTTGATGATTTCTCCACTTGCCCTTTGTAAAAAAGCACTCGGGTGGCCAGCACGTCCAAACCTCCACACATTTGTAGAACTATTTAAATACAAATAGGAAGCAGTGACATATTGAGGAGAACAGTTTCCGTATAAAACTCGATTCATTCCTTCTAACACTTGTTTTGGGGATGAAATTGAATCTTTTTGTGTTGTAAATGCAACTTTACCCATTGCTGAAATGAGAGAAGCAGGAATTCCATGACCAGATACATCACATAAAACTATTCCTAGTTCATATGGATTGGGAGAGTGGTATTCATAAAAATCCCCACCAACATCTTTCATCGGTTGGATGTAAATTTGGATTTGTAATCCTTTGACATCTGGATTTGTTTTGGGTAGGGATTGCATGAGAATGTCACGAGAAATTTTCCTTTCCCTTCTAAGGCTTGTGACTTGTGCAAGTGCCAAATCTTTTTCTTGGCGGAGTAATTGGATTCGATCTGCCAAAGCAAACGCAAATAAGGTGATATCAGCAAGGGATGCAATGGGAAATAACATCTCTTCTAAAAATGAATTACTTGGTAAAATTCCAAACTTGAGTAAACCATATACAATACATGTTAAGAGTAATAAAAAAAATGCGATCGAGATATAATAAAAAGACCTGATTCGTTTTTTTAATCCCCAAACCAACATACCAAATAAAGTAATACAAATACTAACTGATAACCAACTCACACCAATTGATGCTTCCGCGATTCCGCCAAACAATGCGATGCAAACATTAAATAAGGAGAAGGCACCTAAAAGTTGATACAACCTTGTTGTCCTAGGTAATCGTGCTTTGATTTTTAAAAAATTAGCTGTGAATAATACGAAGAAAAAAAGGCAAATACTAAAAAATACAGGGATTCCAACTCGTTTCCAATAATAAGAATTTGGTACAAAAAAGTAACCCCAAAATCCAAGGAGGGATAATTGACCGAGTCCAAAAAAGAAAACATATCCTATATAAAAAAAATAACTTTTGTCTCTGACAAAAAATGCGATCGCTAAATTGTATAAAATGATGATCCCTAAACTTCCAAAAAATAATCCATATACCCATTGGGTAAAATAATCTTCTCTTTGAAGGTTCCTTTGGTTTGTGAAAACAATCGAAAATTGTAAGGAAATATCGGATTTAATCTCTATCAGTATTGTTTCTTTTTGGTGTCCCAAACGAAACACAAAATTCCTATGTGGGATTTCTCTTTGGAACATAGGTTGTATATGCCCAGATTTAGAAACAATGAAACTGTCTCCGTCATGTTTATGATACAATTCCACCAAATCAATATTATGTGCCTGGATTAATAGAAGAGGAAATTTTGTTGGATCGGGAAATTTTTCTGGATCAAGTCGTAACCATAAAGTCCCTTTTAAAAATCCAAAATTGACAAATTCATCTTGGACTTGTTTGAACTTTCCCTCTTTTAATACGGAGTCGACTCCCGTATTCGATTTGGTATCGACCCAATAACTAAATTCCTTTGTTGCAATGTATCTTTCTCCAATATCATCCTTATCCGTGGAATAAACAGGAACGCTGAGAAAGAAAAAAACTTGGAATAGGAAAGTAATTTTGAAAAAGAATGGCTTCAATGGTAGGTAGGGACAAGGGAAAACTCCCTTGTCCATTTTTGTTTGTATCGTCTTACGCTTGTTTTTTTGCTGCTTCGTAAGAAATTTCTTTTGGACCAGTATAAATTTGTCTTGGACGACCAATTTTTAAGTTCGGGTCTTCAATCATCTCTTTCCATTGTGCAATCCAACCAGGTAATCTTCCCATAGCAAACATCACAGTGAACATGTTAGTTGGAATTCCGAGCGCTCGGTAAATGATACCAGAGTAGAAGTCTACGTTTGGATATAGTTTTCTTTCTACAAAGTATGGATCATTGAGAGCTGCTTCTTCTAATTCTTTTGCGATGTCAAGGAGTGGGTCTTTGATTCCGAGTTTGTTTAACACTTTGTCACAAGCAACTTTGATGATTTTGGCACGTGGGTCAAAGTTTTTGTAAACACGGTGTCCAAATCCATTCAATCGGAAACTTGAGTTTTTGTCCTTGGCTTGTTCTACGATTTTTTTCACAGACAAACCACTTTTTTTAATCCCTTCTAACATCTCCAAAACTTCTTGGTTGGCTCCACCATGGCGAGGCCCCCACAGTGCAAGGATCCCTGCAGAAATGGCACCATACAAGTTAGCAAGTGATGACCCTACAAGACGCACAGTAGAAGTAGAACAGTTTTGTTCGTGGTCTGCATGAAGGATGAGGAGTAAGTTGAGTGCGGAAACAATCTCTGGATCGATGTGATAGTCTTCTGCAGGAACAGCAAACATCATATTGAGAAAGTTAGACGCATAATCCAATTCGTTTAATGGATGGATGATAGGTTGGCCAATCGACTTTTTATACGCATACGCCGCGATGGTTGGGAATTTTGCAAGTAGGCGAATGATGGAAATTTCTCTGTGTTCCTCATTCATTGGATCATAACTATCTTGGTAGTAAGTAGACAAACAACCCATCATACAAGACATGATCGCCATCGGGTGTCCATCTTTTGGAAACCCATTGAAGAGACGTTTCAGATCTTCATGGATCATTGTGTGTTTGGTAATTGAACTATTCCATTCTTTGAGTCTTGCATCATTTGGAAGTTTTCCATAGATGAGTAAGTGAGCAACTTCTGTAAATGTTGACTTTGCTGCTAAATCTTCGATGGGAATTCCACGGTATCTTAAAATTCCTTTTTCCCCATCCAGAAAGGTGATTTCACTTGTACATGCACCTGTATTTAAATAACCGGAATCAATCGTAACATAACCGGACAATTGGCGGAGTTTTGTAATATCAATTGCCTTCTCGTCTTCACTTCCCGCAACAATCGGAAGTTCGTACTCTTTTCCATCCACTTTCAGAATAGCCTTTTCGGACATATCTTCTCCTGTATATCTCTGTCTATTTCAAAGAATAGACAGGGGAAAGGGAGGGGAAAAGCCATTTTTTACAACTTGTGGTATTTTTTCATGATATCGTATGCGTAGTAATTCGAGACCACAATGCGACAATAGTCCCTTGATTCTTTGTAAGGTAAGTCTTCCAGAAAGTGATTAAAATCGCCAGAGTAGACAGATTTTTTCCATTTTCGTAAATTCCCTGGACCACCGTTGTAAGCAATGGATGCCCATTTTAATTCATTCCCATTCGATTTGAGTAAATAAGCTAAAAATTTTGTTCCCAACCGAATGGAAGTTTCTGGTTCGTAGAGCGAGTAAGACGAAATTCCCATCCTATGTGCCAATTCTCGTCCTGTGGCTGGCATGATTTGCATGAGACCACGAGCATTTGACCTAGATGTTGCAGTCTCTTTGAAAAATGATTCTTGGCGCATAAGAGCGTAAACATTGTCTTCCGAGATTCCGTTTTCATTCGCGTACTTCGAAACTAAATTTTGGTGAGGCCTTGGGTACATCCGAACGGAAAGGGAAGTGGGAAGTAAAATCGGATCGTCGGGGATGAGGTAACGTTTGAGTAAAGACCGTGTATGAAATGCCGAATAATAAGTGTTACGCGTAAGGTCTCCGATCCCCACTAAAATTTCATCTTTTTCATCTTCCGATAAATTTTCCCTTTTCACATGGAAGTTGACTAAATGTAGACCCAAACTATCTTCTCCCACACGAAAGTATTCTTTGGCTAAGTTCAAAAGTTTGTGGCCTTGGATCCTTGAACTCATGCCCCCAAGTTTGTTTCCGAGTTCATAAGAGTCTTTCGGATACACAAAACCTAAATTACGGCCAATGAGAGCACTCGATTCTTCAGGAATACCAGCTGTGTAAGATAGATATTCAAACAAATACTCTTTATTGTAAGTTGGATTTTCTGGTTTATTTGATTCTTTGATGGTAGATAAAAACTCTTCTCGGATGACCCGAGTGTAATAAGAACCTGGGCAAAGTGCATAGTATCGTTTTAATTCTTTTTTGAATCGTTCCGTTTCCCCATTTTCCTTTAAGGAACGTAAATACCAATACACAAGCCTTCCTTTGACAGGTAAGTTTGGAATCTCAGCGAGAGCCCTTTCAAATTTGGCAAGAGGTGCATATTGTGATTTTTCACCCTTACGATCCACTAAGTATTCGATGAGTCGGTCTTGGTAAAATAAATTAAAAGGGTATTTTCCTAAGTATAAAATCAGGTTTTCAAAATAGAGTTCCTTGTCACCTAATCTGTCGTAGGAAGCAGCGAGCACACGGTAATACCCAGCATCTTTTCCTGGAAAGGTTTTTAAAAGTTCGATGGCTTGTTGGAATTTGTTTTGTTGGTAGAAAGTGTCGGCAAGTGCGACTATCCAAGACGAATCCATATCCACAAAGGATTTATTGGCGCGTAAAACTCGAAATAGTTCATTTGTTTTTCCTACCTTGGTCAGGACAGATGTTAGGTGTTTGAACCCTTCGTAATAATTC
Encoded proteins:
- a CDS encoding SpoIIE family protein phosphatase; the protein is MDKGVFPCPYLPLKPFFFKITFLFQVFFFLSVPVYSTDKDDIGERYIATKEFSYWVDTKSNTGVDSVLKEGKFKQVQDEFVNFGFLKGTLWLRLDPEKFPDPTKFPLLLIQAHNIDLVELYHKHDGDSFIVSKSGHIQPMFQREIPHRNFVFRLGHQKETILIEIKSDISLQFSIVFTNQRNLQREDYFTQWVYGLFFGSLGIIILYNLAIAFFVRDKSYFFYIGYVFFFGLGQLSLLGFWGYFFVPNSYYWKRVGIPVFFSICLFFFVLFTANFLKIKARLPRTTRLYQLLGAFSLFNVCIALFGGIAEASIGVSWLSVSICITLFGMLVWGLKKRIRSFYYISIAFFLLLLTCIVYGLLKFGILPSNSFLEEMLFPIASLADITLFAFALADRIQLLRQEKDLALAQVTSLRRERKISRDILMQSLPKTNPDVKGLQIQIYIQPMKDVGGDFYEYHSPNPYELGIVLCDVSGHGIPASLISAMGKVAFTTQKDSISSPKQVLEGMNRVLYGNCSPQYVTASYLYLNSSTNVWRFGRAGHPSAFLQRASGEIIKVHPKGKIIGVFPEIQIDEITYPVFPKDRILLLSDGVLECFDAKGNMFGDAGLIDFLKTNRELPNHLFKGKLIQELESFSNREIKDWEDDLTFIFLELV
- a CDS encoding citrate synthase — translated: MSEKAILKVDGKEYELPIVAGSEDEKAIDITKLRQLSGYVTIDSGYLNTGACTSEITFLDGEKGILRYRGIPIEDLAAKSTFTEVAHLLIYGKLPNDARLKEWNSSITKHTMIHEDLKRLFNGFPKDGHPMAIMSCMMGCLSTYYQDSYDPMNEEHREISIIRLLAKFPTIAAYAYKKSIGQPIIHPLNELDYASNFLNMMFAVPAEDYHIDPEIVSALNLLLILHADHEQNCSTSTVRLVGSSLANLYGAISAGILALWGPRHGGANQEVLEMLEGIKKSGLSVKKIVEQAKDKNSSFRLNGFGHRVYKNFDPRAKIIKVACDKVLNKLGIKDPLLDIAKELEEAALNDPYFVERKLYPNVDFYSGIIYRALGIPTNMFTVMFAMGRLPGWIAQWKEMIEDPNLKIGRPRQIYTGPKEISYEAAKKQA
- a CDS encoding lytic transglycosylase domain-containing protein; this translates as MRHFWLASRILLFFTTSLLAETDLQYLIKSHQWGEIESHFRNTSPSRESEVYTLIEFHEKSPNGDKEKRFRYLLSLIRGVFVTDANEEEVRKILTQSMPFQTTLFKLSYWKLYNEITAKNFLTPMERIQFLNRLNMEEDPICRKVLDEQIRLLASNNQWKEITEKVQSIQDSQKRYLLTGDSLYRYGKAKLILGDEKGATEEWLGCLQKEGLQDQTVQMIASDWSKYKGSGSILQLSPSELTLFLPAINSNDKEALFRSRPELFSSRLNYYEGFKHLTSVLTKVGKTNELFRVLRANKSFVDMDSSWIVALADTFYQQNKFQQAIELLKTFPGKDAGYYRVLAASYDRLGDKELYFENLILYLGKYPFNLFYQDRLIEYLVDRKGEKSQYAPLAKFERALAEIPNLPVKGRLVYWYLRSLKENGETERFKKELKRYYALCPGSYYTRVIREEFLSTIKESNKPENPTYNKEYLFEYLSYTAGIPEESSALIGRNLGFVYPKDSYELGNKLGGMSSRIQGHKLLNLAKEYFRVGEDSLGLHLVNFHVKRENLSEDEKDEILVGIGDLTRNTYYSAFHTRSLLKRYLIPDDPILLPTSLSVRMYPRPHQNLVSKYANENGISEDNVYALMRQESFFKETATSRSNARGLMQIMPATGRELAHRMGISSYSLYEPETSIRLGTKFLAYLLKSNGNELKWASIAYNGGPGNLRKWKKSVYSGDFNHFLEDLPYKESRDYCRIVVSNYYAYDIMKKYHKL